A genomic region of Halichondria panicea chromosome 5, odHalPani1.1, whole genome shotgun sequence contains the following coding sequences:
- the LOC135336173 gene encoding uncharacterized protein LOC135336173 translates to MNWVLRLSWSTLLLVVFPTFSCGQESNILPFFSLSTTGVRVEQVGHFDDGVSQAIHITEGFPFGNINHNILYIGTNGYFAFSEPFYGNTPETFPGVTTDVASAYLVAPFWDDVDIRRRGNILYEVHSLTSTNGPSLLFEVNRFISPDGSFFGTWMVVVQWNMVHSWPDGESDAFRQFALDFYGIDTSLANTFQGILITNGTASYTVFTYRCDSMQWSLNGATIGYNAAGDYFENHPNTGSFVSHEIACLNSPGSEWFNVVYNISVDTPGTLAPPPTVEPAQLNYLEYLDFGSNYLERCRNCSSPPIPLGVPGLPFGSYYHETLYVGNNGLFSFGKPLLENSPAEFPTQQASTYYAYIVAPFWSDIDTRLNGSVRWQVYSPDVDGEDVLISRVEEFINIELGQDSITNANWMLVATWVGVHPFPHSNSVEEDRLDPYLQRENTFQGIIISNGTKVYAVFTYVCEDMEWSDAAVIGYNAGGEPYQNHPLSSGPESRVIGCVHRPSSDVNNVVMDLAPGVASGTTPEPFSTVGTCAAAGYTECCDFNVDSCVGSVPADCFCDALCVNFGDCCRDQPDICQTDIISAGNSSYLLYSDHFYIGRLSLDGQLFETLPLILLRGASVLDFDYMRGFLYWYDYIESGIFRSSLNGSNPVQLVNTSAFGTVEDIAVDWVSNKLYWTETLYRRIEVLDLETLVVAPVLDADPHSGIRGIAVDPTTRYMYWTDWGEPAKIERSSMDGADRTTLHSTGLGEPNGITIDYQTQTIYWTDSVLGVIDYSNTDGTNRRRLQSNLPYPYAITIEGSLVFFTDWIDVGVHATHKLDGDNVTKFVNAFTIRPAGIEVIASNRQAEATNFCLSSTCDHLCTLSSTDSRGFSCACMIGYSLDSNGISCTYTGTEAPPTQGTCNGSGYTECCSGGFCAGSPTTCFCDAACRSRDDCCGDIDTTCPARPTSCSAAGHDICCTGLQCAGVSDGASCYCDEGCRMFGDCCDDIDTTCPLPTMATTTEGPTLATTMAMVETTMHTTSMPLAETTMDTASTPPTETTVDITSTPPTETMVDTTSTPPTELCNSELPEPVRSINLTPIDASSLRVSWMRSLTDVPTCDDDAFIVTITGYSGGFELVRVSEEASLSITSQFLEKWIAYNVSVTARNALGISKPLMDTVFTEEGVPPIPPFHFDVKRTSPSEMTVSWDPLTIVEARGFITSYTVSYGPIPSTENATIRQTDSRNLEVPEDMSSVSIGNLKAATAYSVSVRGNTRAGAGVSSDVFILGTSTGTGTGTSVGAIAGGVVTTVLIIVLLSVFFIGVLITVSRKRIKNSVREYVQFSGDTDDVSINSNTTASVSLFVSNSTRNTEPEEPVQTMSYKQLNDEQNDSLAEPPRYHDIIESAPKFETVPMTLETVPMPNSDKLSKSNELEKVDLGS, encoded by the exons ATGAATTGGGTTCTTAGACTTAGTTGGTCTACTCTACTTCTGGTGGTTTTCCCTACATTTTCATGCGGACAAG AGTCTAACATTCTGCCATTCTTTTCCTTGTCTACTACTGGAGTGAGAGTAGAACAAGTTGGTCATTTCGATGATGGTGTATCACAAGCAATTCACATTACTGAAGGGTTCCCTTTTGGAAACATAAATCACAATATTCTTTAT ATTGGCACCAATGGATATTTTGCTTTCAGTGAGCCATTCTATGGGAACACGCCAGAAACTTTCCCTGGTGTTACAACTGATGTTGCATCCGCATATCTGGTTGCTCCATTCTGGGATGATGTTGATATTCGCCGTAGAGGAAACATTTTATACGAGGTCCATTCATTGACAAGTACTAATGGCCCCAGTCTGCTTTTTGAAGTCAACAGATTCATTTCACCCGATGGCTCATTTTTTGGGACTTGGATGGTGGTAGTTCAATGGAATATGGTTCACTCATGGCCTGATGGAGAGAGTGATGCCTTTCGTCAATTTGCCCTTGATTTTTATGGAATTGACACCTCCTTG GCTAACACATTTCAAGGGATCCTCATCACAAATGGGACTGCATCATACACGGTGTTCACCTACAGATGTGATAGTATGCAATGGTCTCTGAATGGTGCTACTATCGGCTACAATGCAGCTGGTGACTATTTTGAAAACCATCCCAACACTGGAAGCTTTGTCTCTCATGAAATTGCTTGCCTCAACAGTCCCGGCTCAGAGTGGTTTAATGTGGTCTACAACATCAGCGTGGACACACCTGGAAcactagcccctccccctactgTCGAACCAG CACAACTCAACTACTTGGAATATTTGGACTTTGGTTCTAATTACCTTGAGAGATGTAGGAATTGCAGCTCTCCACCTATACCACTAGGTGTCCCTGGACTACCATTTGGAAGCTACTATCATGAGACTCTCTAT GTGGGGAACAATGGGCTTTTTTCCTTTGGAAAGCCTCTCCTCGAGAACAGTCCAGCAGAATTCCCAACACAGCAAGCCTCGACATACTACGCTTACATTGTTGCACCTTTCTGGTCTGACATCGACACAAGACTCAATGGAAGTGTTCGTTGGCAAGTTTATTCTCCAGACGTAGATGGCGAAGATGTACTGATCAGCAGAGTTGAAGAGTTCATAAACATTGAGCTTGGCCAGGACTCTATCACCAATGCCAACTGGATGCTGGTAGCCACTTGGGTGGGTGTTCATCCTTTCCCTCACAGCAATTCTGTTGAGGAAGATCGATTGGACCCTTATCTGCAAAGG gaAAACACTTTTCAAGGCATTATCATCTCTAATGGCACCAAAGTGTATGCAGTATTCACGTATGTCTGTGAAGACATGGAATGGTCTGATGCTGCTGTGATTGGATACAACGCTGGGGGTGAACCCTATCAAAATCATCCACTGAGTAGTGGACCAGAGTCTAGAGTCATCGGTTGTGTGCATAGACCTAGTTCTGATGTGAATAATGTTGTGATGGATTTAGCACCAGGGGTTGCTTCTGGGACTACTCCGGAGCCTTTCAGTACTGTTG GCACATGTGCTGCTGCCGGATACACGGAGTGCTGTGACTTCAATGTGGATAGCTGTGTTGGATCTGTACCAGCCGACTGCTTTTGTGACGCTCTCTGCGTGAACTTTGGGGACTGCTGTCGTGACCAGCCAGACATCTGTCAAACTGACATAATCTCTGCAG GAAATAGCAGCTACTTACTGTACTCGGATCATTTTTATATTGGTCGGCTAAGTCTTGATGGACAGTTATTTGAAACACTACCTCTAATTCTCCTTCGAGGGGCTTCTGTTTTGGACTTTGACTATAT GAGAGGCTTCCTGTACTGGTACGACTACATTGAAAGCGGCATATTCAGATCATCACTGAATGGGTCCAATCCGGTTCAGTTGGTCAACACATCAGCTTTTGGTACAGTAG AGGACATAGCTGTTGATTGGGTGAGCAACAAACTCTACTGGACTGAGACTCTATACAGAAGAATAGAAGTGCTGGACCTGGAGACTTTGGTAGTTGCACCAGTCTTGGATGCTGATCCTCACTCTGGAATAAGAGGCATTGCTGTGGACCCAACCACAAG gtacatgtactggaCTGACTGGGGTGAGCCTGCTAAGATAGAGAGGTCCTCCATGGACGGTGCTGACAGGACAACTCTTCACAGCACGGGACTGGGTGAACCCAATGGGATAACCATCGACTATCAGACTCAGACCATCTACTGGACAGACTCTGTCCTGGGAGTGATTGACTACTCTAACACTGATGGGACCAACAGACGTCGATTGCAATCAAACTTACCTTATCCCTACGCCATCACAATAGAGGGGAGTCTGGTGTTCTTCACCGACTGGATTGATGTGGGCGTACATGCTACACACAAACTGGACGGTGACAATGTGACAAAATTTGTAAATGCTTTCACAATAAGACCAGCTGGGATTGAGGTTATTGCGTCTAATCGGCAAGCTGAAG CCACCAATTTTTGTTTGAGCTCCACTTGCGATCACCTGTGTACATTGAGCAGCACTGATTCAAGAGGGTTCTCTTGTGCTTGTATGATTGGTTACTCGTTGGACAGCAATGGAATCAGTTGTACAT ATACTGGGACTGAAGCACCTCCTACGCAAG GAACTTGTAATGGATCTGGTTACACAGAGTGCTGTTCCGGTGGTTTCTGTGCTGGAAGTCCCACAACTTGTTTCTGTGATGCAGCCTGCCGCTCTCGTGATGACTGCTGTGGTGATATTGATACCACATGTCCTGCCAGGCCCACTTCCTGCAGTGCTGCAGGACACGATATTTGCTGTACTGGTCTTCAGTGTGCTGGTGTCTCGGATGGAGCATCTTGCTACTGTGATGAAGGATGTAGAATGTTTGGAGACTGTTGTGATGACATTGACACAACTTGTCCAT TACCAACAATGGCTACAACTACGGAAGGTCCAACTTTGGCAACTACTATGGCAATGGTAGAAACAACCATGCATACTACTTCAATGCCCCTGGCAGAAACAACTATGGATACTGCTTCAACGCCCCCGACAGAAACAACGGTAGATATTACTTCAACGCCCCCGACAGAAACAATGGTGGATACTACTTCAACGCCCCCAACGGAACTTTGCAATTCCG aacttCCCGAGCCAGTGAGGAGTATTAACCTAACCCCGATTGATGCAAGCAGTCTCCGTGTCTCTTGGATGCGCTCCCTCACCGATGTACCCACCTGTGATGATGATGCGTTTATTGTGACTATCACTGGGTACTCTGGTGGCTTTGAGCTAGTGAGAGTGTCAGAAGAGGCATCTCTATCAATCACCAGTCAATTTCTTG AGAAATGGATTGCGTACAATGTTTCTGTGACTGCTCGCAATGCTTTGGGAATAAGTAAACCACTGATGGATACAGTATTTACTGAAGAAGGAG TTCCACCAATACCTCCCTTTCACTTTGATGTGAAGAGGACATCCCCCTCTGAGATGACTGTTAGCTGGGACCCACTAACTATTGTAGAGGCCAGAGGATTTATAACGTCATACACAGTGTCCTATGGTCCA ATTCCCTCCACTGAGAATGCAACAATACGTCAGACAGACAGTAGAAATTTGGAAGTGCCCGAGGACATGAGCAGTGTTTCCATTGGCAACCTCAAGGCGGCTACAGCATACTCAGTGAGTGTGAGAGGCAATACCAGAGCTGGTGCTGGAGTGTCCAGTGATGTTTTCATCTTAG gtactaGCACTGGCACTGGCACTGGAACCAGCGTAGGTGCTATTGCTGGTGGAGTTGTCACAACAGTGCTAATAATAGTTCTCCTCTCTGTGTTTTTTATCGGAGTCTTGATTACCGTGTCAAGAAAAAGAATTAAAAATAGTGTTAGGGAGTACGTTCAATTTTC AGGAGATACAGATGATGTCAGCATAAACAGCAACACCACTGCCAGTGTATCTCTGTTCGTAAGCAACTCCACCAGAAACACTGAACCAGAAGAACCTGTACAGACAATGAGCTACAAGCAACTCAACGATGAACAAAATGATTCTCTCGCCGAGCCTCCCCGTTACCATGACATCATTGAGAGTGCTCCTAAATTTGAAACAGTACCTATGACACTTGAGACTGTTCCTATGCCTAACTCTGATAAACTTTCAAAGTCGAACGAGCTTGAGAAAGTAGATCTCGGATCATAA